From the genome of Sediminibacter sp. Hel_I_10:
TTTTCTAAAGAAATCCCTTTAGGACATTCTACCTCACAAGCCCCTGTATTTGTACAATTTCCGAAGCCTTCTTCATCCATTTGTTTTACCATGGCCAAAACGCGGTCTGTAGCTTCTACTTCACCTTGAGGTAACAGTGCAAACTGAGACACTTTTGCGCCAACAAAAAGCATTGCCGATGCATTTTTACAACTGGCAACGCAAGCCCCACAGCCAATACAAGTGGCCGCACTAAAGGCGTCATCTGCATTGTGTTTGTTAACAGGTATGGCGTTAGCGTCAATAGTATTGCCAGAGGTGTTTACAGAAATAAAACCACCAGCGTGCTGTACACGGTCAAATGCACTTCTATCTACGATAAGATCTTTAATTACAGGAAAAGCTTTTGCTCTA
Proteins encoded in this window:
- a CDS encoding succinate dehydrogenase/fumarate reductase iron-sulfur subunit, whose translation is MNLTLKIWRQKNAKDKGKMVDYPISDISPDMSFLEMLDVLNSELITNGDEPVAFDHDCREGICGSCSLYINGEAHGPDRGVTTCQLHMRMFKDGDTIFIEPFRAKAFPVIKDLIVDRSAFDRVQHAGGFISVNTSGNTIDANAIPVNKHNADDAFSAATCIGCGACVASCKNASAMLFVGAKVSQFALLPQGEVEATDRVLAMVKQMDEEGFGNCTNTGACEVECPKGISLENIARMNREYLSATFEG